A part of Silurus meridionalis isolate SWU-2019-XX chromosome 18, ASM1480568v1, whole genome shotgun sequence genomic DNA contains:
- the sapcd1 gene encoding suppressor APC domain-containing protein 1, which translates to MACGDSYTVVIVPLQNSLYSSDALRFFHWLKKLHALEREKDSLWIGLQVLEQARFCYQHQLDQVSQRSVRIGTKEHDAEEKGWSCALRSAMQRVNGSLGSLLNNAYVCSAAPDEKDGSDWYLRWTNATLTRELSQQNHRISMLEFEKEILIEKQAGIHYF; encoded by the exons ATGGCATGTGGTGATTCCTACACAGTGGTTATCGTTCCTCTGCAAAACAGCTTATACAGTTCAGACGCGCTGCGATTCTTCCACTGG CTGAAGAAACTGCATGctctagagagagagaaagacagccTGTGGATTGGACTGCAGGTCCTGGAACAGGCTCGGTTCTGCTATCAACACCAGCTTGATCAAGTCTCCCAGAGGAGTGTAAGGATCGGCACAAAAGAACATGATGCGGAAGAA aaaGGCTGGTCATGTGCATTACGCTCAGCTATGCAGCGTGTGAATGGAAGTCTGGGCAGTTTGCTGAACAATGCATACGTGTGTAGTGCAGCCCCTGATGAGAAGGATGGTTCAGACTGGTATCTGCGCTGGACCAATGCCACACTCACACGG GAGCTGAGCCAACAGAATCACAGGATTTCTATGTTGGAGTTTGAGAAAGAGATACTCATTGAAAAACAGGCTGGAATACACTACTtctga
- the LOC124401521 gene encoding achaete-scute homolog 4 produces MAADHLQDFVQPLTFGLCMEHQHSPFSDALSLHFEPIYGHRYNGRFSYLHFPTHLSMYDCSFEPAFIRKRNERERQRVRCVNEGYTRLREHLPQEFEDKRLSKVETLRAAISYIKHLQNLLELRLPDAMMELSPGSERQTEAMRQLTECNSDGESKHSLSDNGEPCY; encoded by the coding sequence ATGGCAGCAGACCATTTGCAAGACTTTGTGCAGCCTTTAACTTTTGGCCTGTGCATGGAGCACCAGCACTCTCCATTCAGCGATGCACTAAGCCTCCACTTCGAGCCGATCTACGGTCACCGATACAATGGGCGTTTCTCCTACTTGCACTTCCCCACACACCTGAGCATGTATGACTGCTCCTTTGAACCAGCATTTATCCGTAAACGAAACGAGCGTGAAAGGCAGAGGGTCCGGTGTGTGAATGAGGGCTATACAAGGCTCAGAGAGCACCTGCCTCAAGAGTTTGAGGATAAAAGACTGAGTAAGGTGGAGACATTACGGGCAGCCATCAGCTACATCAAACATCTACAGAATCTCCTGGAGCTCCGGCTGCCAGATGCCATGATGGAGTTGTCTCCCGGGAGTGAAAGACAGACTGAAGCTATGAGGCAGCTCACAGAGTGTAACAGTGATGGAGAGTCTAAACACAGCTTGAGTGACAATGGGGAACCATGCTACTGA